A region of the Streptomyces sp. NBC_00442 genome:
CGCGAGGATGACGGCGTGCTGGAGAGAGCGGTGGCCGGGGACGGCGGACAGGGGTGGGGCCGCGGCGTCGTCCGCCGCCGGTCCGTCGGCGACGGCGGCGCTGGTGGCGACCACGATCTCGGCTGCCCTGCGCAGGAGTTCGGCCGCGGTGCGGCGCAGTTCGTCGTGGGCCCCGCGTGGCCAGGCCAGCAGGCCGAAGACGGCACCGACGGCACTGCCGATGAGCACGTCCAGCATCCTGACCTCTGCCAAGTGCCAGGTGGGAGGCGCGAGTTGGGCGAAAACCAGGGCTACGAGCACGGTGAAAAGGCCCTGCGCCCAGCCGATGCCCTTGACCGGCCCCACGGTGAAGGCGAACAGCATCCACAGCGGCAGCAGCGCCGCGTACCAGACGGTGTCCGCGCCCACGAGCGTCAGCACCCCAGCGGTCACCAGGGCCCCGGCGAGGGTGCCGGTGAGCGCGGTGCGAATGGTGCTCCAGGTCTCGTCCACGGTCGTGCGGGTGAGGGTGAGGGTCGCCAGCATCGCCCAGAAACCGTGCGGCAGCGTGTCCAGGCCGGCCACGAGCCGGGCCGCGGTCAGAGCCAGGGCCAGGCGCACCGCGTTCTGGAAGAAGACCGAGCGCTGCCCGGCGTGCCCGCGGATCCGGTGCCACCACAGGACCGGGCTCCGCTGCGAGGCATACCAGAAGCGGCCGGGCGCCACCGCCACCGAGGCGTGCCGGCCGCGCATCGCCAGGTCGGCGGCCGTGCCCATGGCGAGGGCGGCGTCCGCGATCTCCAGTACGGCGGCGTGCACGCGCAGTGCGGCCGCGGAGAACCAGAGTGCGGCGCGATGGACGGACGGCGCGCCGTCCGTGAAGGCAGGCGGGTCGGCGGACAGGGCCGACAGGCGTGCGCGTGCCGTGGCGAGGGCCGCGAACGGGGCGAGTGGTGACGGGCCGCCTCGCAGGCAGGCGGCGGTGGCCGTGGCCAGGCCGGTCACCGCTGTCAGCACGGCGGTGACCTCGGGACGAGGGGGCGCCTCCGGTGGAGAGGGCAGCAGCGAGAGGCGGCTGAGCAGCGTGCGGGTGGCCAGACCGGTGTGGGTGAGGGCGCGGTCGCGGACCGCGGGTCCCGCCGGGCGGTCGGCGTCCGGCACGGTCAGCGACCGAAGCGCTTGGCCGGTCTGCCGGGCCGCTCGCAGGTCTTCGGCGGTCGGGGCGTACGGGGGTGTGGCGAGCTGCGCCGCGACGCGGGCGGCGGTCCGGGCGGCCTCGGCGGCCCGAACCCGGTACGTGGGCGGCGCGGGCTCGGGTAGGACGAGCGTTTCGACGACGATGAACAACACCAGGCCGGTCGTCGTGCCGATCAGCCGCTCGGGGAGCGAGCCGGGATCGTAGGGCGGGAAGGACGGCAGGATGTAGAGCAGCTGCAGCCCAGGAGCGGCTCCCGCCGGACGCGGCCCGCCGACGGCGGCGAAGGCCAGGACGAAGCCGATCAGCAGCATGCCGACGACCGCGCACCAGGTCCGCACCGACAGATAGGTACCGACGGCCACGAGCAGCCAGCACACCGGCAGCGCCCGAGCCACCGTCGCCGCACGCTGCCGGCCGGTACCGGGGATCCGTGAGAGCCCGCCCACGGCGACGGCGGCGAACAGGGCGTAGGTCGCCGCGACGGGAAGGCCGAGACCGTAGCGGAAGAGGTAGAACCCGGCTGCGGCGGCCAGCGTCACGCGAACGGCCCGACGGCCGGCGGCGGCGTAGGCCGCCGGTCTCCGTAGGCCTGGGAGACCCCACACCTCTACAGAATCACCCACCGCCGGGCCAGGGGCACCTTGTCGGAGAATCGGCGGGCGCGGGCGGTGCTCCCGGTGGCCGCCGGACGGGCTCCTGCCGGCGGGATGCGCGCGGTGGGACTCCCCAATCCCCACGGGATGGCCCCGCTGCTCCAGGTCGCCCCGGCCTTCCCGGTCACCCCGTGCGAGGTGCGAGCCGGGCCGTGGCGGGTCAGCGGGCGAGGGACACCGCGAAGGGCTTGAATCCGTGGCGGCGCAGGATGTGGGGCACGACCAGGATCATGGCCTCGGTGGCGCGGGCTGTGGTGATGTCGCCGAGGTCCTCGATCCGTTCGGGCTGCCAGCCCAGGTCGCCGAGCAGGCCGGTGACGGTGCTCTTCGCGTGGTCGTCATCGCCCGAGAGATAGGCGGTCGGCGGGGTGGCCAGGGTCTCGGGTGCGGTCATGACCATGAACAGCATGGTGTTGAGCGTCTTGACGACATGGGTGTCGGGGAGCGCGGCCTGGAGCTTTTCGGCGAGGCTGCTGCCGGGGTAGCAGAGGTCGCCGGGCAGGCCGTCGGCGTCGTCCCGGGTGGCGTTCGAGACATCGACGAGGATCTTGCCGGCGAGTTCGGTGCGCAGGTCCGTGAGGCGGTCGAGGGAACTGTCGCCGGGCGTCGCGTTGATCACGATGTCCGCGGTCCGGGCCGTGGTGCGCTGGTCGGCGAAAGCGATCTGCGGGGCGAGCCCGGAGACGTGGGTGGCGGCTTCGGGACCGCGGCCACCGAGGGTGACATGGTGTCCGGCTGCGGCGAGCTTGCTTGCGAGGTTGGTGCCGACGCGGCCGGCGCCCAGAATGCCGATGCTGGTCATGTGGTCATGCTCCTTGCGGGGATGGGGGAGGGGTCAGGCAGAGCGGAGACTTCCGTGGTCAGGCGCAGTGAATTCCGGGACTTCCCTGTTCAGGCGCAGATTTCCGGGCAGTCACGTCCGGAGTCGGGCGCGGAGTCCTACGGGTCAGGCGAGCGGCGAGAGCACCTTGAGGGCGGCGGCGTGGATGCCGGGGGCGGCGGCCAGGAAGTCACTGCTGCCGGTGTTCCACGGCCGGCCCGCCAGGTCGGTGACGGTGCCCCCGGCCTCGGAGACCAGCAGGGCGCCGGCGACCAGGCCCGAGCGGACGTCGGAGAACTGCCAGAACGCGTCCATGCGTCCGGCGGCGACGTGGATGAGCTGCATCGTGGCGGGCACGGACACCCGCACGACCAGGCCGTTGATGAGCATCGCGGTGACGGAGTCACCGATCCGCCGGAAGGTGCGCTCGTCCTCGCCGGGCTTGGCCTGGCCCGTGCCGATGAGCGCGGCGCCCAGGTCGGTCTTGGCGGACACCTTCAGGGGTCGGTCGTTGAGCCGGGCACCGCCGCCGGCGACCGCCGTGTAGGTGTCACCGGTCAGCGGCAGGTGGACGACGGTGAGTACCGGCTGGTTGTCGCGGACCAGCGTGGCAGTGACGGACCAGTCGTCCATGCCGTGCACGTGGTTGATGTTGCCCTCCGCGGGGTCGACGACCCACCACTCCCCGGCCGGAAGCGCGCCGCCGGCCAGCTCGTCCTCGGCCCACTGAGACCCCGGCCGGGCCCGAAGCAGCGGCTCCCGCAGCACATCCAGCACCGCGTCGTCGTTGGCGTGGATCTCAGCGACGACCTCGTCGAGCGTCACGCCACGGGCGTGCGAGGTGTAGCGGTCGCGCAGGGTGACGCCGGCGGTCTCCACCGCGGTTGTCACGTCGGACAGGAGGGTCGTACCGGCGGCGAAAGGCGTGGCAGTGCTCATGATTGGGCTCCTTGAGGCGATCGAAGCGGGGTGCTTGTCCGTCCCCGCACTCCGAAGGTAGGCCCCTCCCTAATTAACAACAAGTGCATGCTTGTCACTTGTAAAGTTACTGCCATGCAACTGGACTTGAACCTGCTCACGGCCCTTGACGCCCTGTTGGAAGAGGGCAGCGTCGCCGGCGCGGCGGCCCGCCTCCACGTCACCGCACCGGCGATGAGCCGCTCCCTGGGGCGTATCCGCAAAGCCACCGGCGATCAGATCCTGGTCCGCACCGGCCGCAGCATGGTCCCCACCACCCGCGCGCTGGCCATGCGAGCCGAAGTGCACGCCCTGGTGCAGCAGGCCCACCAACTCCTGTCCGCGCAGCGGGAACTCGACCTGGCGGCCCTGGACCGGGTGTTCACGGTGCGCTGGCACGATGCCCTGACCGCGGCCTGCGGCACCGCCCTGATCTCGGCCGTCCACGATCACGCGCCCGGCGTCCGGCTACGCCTGTCCGCCGAACCCGGCACGGACGACGCCGAGTTGCGCCGGGGTGAGGTCGACCTGGAATCGAGCTCCAGCGCTCCGACGCTTCCCGACATCCGTCACCGTCTCGCCGGCCGGGACCGGCTGGTCATCGCCGTTCGCCCAGAACACCCCCTGGCCGAGGGCTCGTTGACCCTTGAGCGGTACGCGGCTTGCGAACACCTCACCGTCTCGAGGCGCGGGAATCTGCGCGATCCGATCGATGGCATCCTGGCGACACACGGCCTGGAACGTCGCGTCGTCGCCGCCGGACCCACGGCCGCTTTCGCGCTGCAACTCGCCCTCGACTCCGACCTGGTGGTCACACTCCCCGACGCGGTCACCCGCACGGCACGAGAACAACTCGGCCTGGTGACTCTGCCGCCGCCGCTCCCGCTGCCCGACGTACCGCTGTACCTGTTGTGGCACCAGCGCTACGACACCGACCGCGCCCACACCTGGCTTCGAGAGCTGGCCACCGAGACCGTCCGGGCCCTTTTCACGCCACCGGCCGCCGCTCCGTAGCCCCGCACCAACCCGACCGCGGTGACGGACAAGCCCCAGGGGAGGTCCTGGGGCGGCTGGTCCTGCTCGCAGACGAGTGGTGCCATGCCGTCGAGAGCCGGGACGGTAGGCGGGTGCGGGTGCGGGTGCGGGTGCGGATGCGGATGCGGATGCGAGTGTGAGGCGTGAGGTGCGAGGAGGTCTGCACCCGCTTGGTCAGCGGGTCGTGCGCCTGTCGAACCAGATCGTGGCCGCTATGGGTACGAGCCCAGCCCAGAACAGGAAGCGAGGTTCGGACAGGCCCGACCAGGGGGGCCCGGCCATCATCAGGGCGCACAGCATGGCCCATCCCGATTGGGCGACAACAATGCGGGCCCAACGGCCTCGGCGGAGCAGAGAACGGACGTTGAGCTGCACGCCGGCGCGGAGCTTCCGGTAGCGCCGCCAGGCGCCGAAGCCCCAGATCGCCGCCATGATCACCACGGACCACAGGCGCTGGCCGATGGGCACCGGCAGTGCGGGAGAGGGCTCGCCGTCCGAAGGGAACAGGTTGATCATGGCACCCGGCACGACCAGGCAGAGCAGGGCGAGCCATCGGGTCCCCCGCAGGAGACGGTAGGTGGCGCGGTCGAGTTGCTGCCGCATTCCGGGGGAGTCGGGCTGGCCGGCCAGCGCGCCCGCGTAGAGTTCGGCAGCCTGTGCGGCGCTCACGCCCGGCGCCTCCGCTGCCCTCTGGGTCTGGCGGGCGAGGGCTTCGGAATGTGTGGGGTCGATGCGGAGAATGGCCTCGTCGAGCTCGTCGGAGACGGTGCTGTTGCCGGCGAGGCCGACGATGAACTGCGCGACTTCGTGAGCGTAGATGCTCTCCGGGCCGAGGCGCAGCGCCTCCATGGCAATCTCGGTCGCCTCCTGGGAGACGCGGTCGGCGTCCTCCGCCGAAAAACGCGTGATTCCGGTTTCCTTGGCGTACCGGATCGTTGAGTTACGCAATACCGCGTCGGCGAGCATGGCCCGCGCGACGGGGTCCTCAGGAGCGACGCGGACTGCCTCGCGCAGTACGGGCTCGACGTCGCGCCACCCCTCACCGCGTGTCATGGCGAGGGCCCGCAGCATCAATGCGCCGTAGTCCTCGGGCGCCAGCTTCAGGGCCTCCCCGGCCGCCTCCAGGGCCTGCTTGGGCTCATCCTCGTTGAGGTGACAATGGCCGACCATGACCCAGGCCCGCACGTCGGCGGGGTCTTCGGCGAGACGGCCGCTCAGCAGTGCCTTGGCCTGGCCATAGCGTTCGAAGTCGATCAGCGCCGAGGCCTGCTCGACGGTCGGGTGCAGCGCGGTCACAGTTTCCGCTTCTTCTTGAGGTAGGCGACCAGGTCGTCGTACATGCCGCCGTCATTGGCGTACATCGCGACGTTGCGCGCGGCGGAGAACCACGGTTCCGTCGAGGGCACCGTCTGCTTCGCGGCGTCCAGCAGATCCTTCATACCGATCATGCGGACGACCCCGGTACGCACCGAATCGAGGAGGGCGGACTCGGCCGCGGACTCGCACAGATGGGCCAGGTCGGCGCCCGACAGTCCGTCGGTGACCTTGACGAGCTTGCCCAAGTCGACTTTCTCGATGGGCCGTTCGCGCAGGTGGTAGCGGAGAATCGTCTCGCGTGCGGGGGCGTCGGGCGGCAGGACGAGAAGGGTGCGGTCGAAACGGCCGGGGCGGCGCAGGGCGATGTCGACGTCCCAGGGCACGTTCGTCGCGGCGAGCACGAAGACGCCCTCGTTGGCGGCGGCGTCGATGCCGTCGAGCTCGGTCAGGAGCTGGTTGACCGTGTTGCGCATGCCCGCGCTCTGCGTACGGCTGCGCTTGCCGCCCAGGGCGTCCAGCTCGTCGAGGAACACGACGCACGGTGCCTGGCGACGAGCCGTTTCGAAGAGCTCGTGCATGTTGCGCTCGGAGTTGCCGATCCACATGTCGAGTACGTCGTTGACCGAGACCGAAAGGAAACTCGCGCCCAGCTCGCCCGCGACGGCCCGTGCCACGAACGTCTTGCCGCAGCCGGGAGGCCCGTACAGGAGGAGTCCACCGCGCAGGCTCTTGCCGTACAGCTTGCGCAACTCGGGGTTGCGCAGCGGCGCGAGGAACGCGGCTTCCAGACGGTCCTTGACCTCCCGCATGCCACCGACGTCGGCGAGGCGCACGGTGCCCGGAGCATCGACGTCCCAGGCGGGGGAGTCGTCGGGATCGCCGCTGCCGTCGGTGGCGAGAGGCGCTTCGACGAAGCGGGGCGGAATCACATCCTTGACCTGGTCGGAGGCGGCACTCCAGTTGAAGTCGGCGCTGGTGCCGGTGCCGGCGGGTTCGGTTTCGGTGCCGACGTCGATGTCGGTGTCCGTGGCGGGTTCGGGTTCCGTGGGTGGGGTCGCCGAAACCGGCGCGAGCACAGGAGCGGGTGCATGCGCGGGGGCGGGCATGCCCATGGCGCGCACCATCAGCGCCTTCGCCTGACCATCGCCCGGCGCGTGCGTCAGCGCGACGGCCACCTCCATGACCGCGGCGTCCTGCTGCCCGGCATCCAGCAACAAGCCGGCCAAGTGCAGCCGCAGCGGCACGTCGCCGGGTGCGGCCTCGACGGCCGTGCGCAAGCTTTGTATCAAGGGAGAGACCTCAGGCATGCGGCCACTTTACGGATATGGCGACGCCGGCCCGGCGGCGGGCCGTGCGTAGCGCTGAAGGGACGAAGCACCGCAGAGGGCAGCCTCCGCACGTACGTCTTCCTCGCCGGCCGGTGTCACGGTCTTGTCGTCGTGAGGGTGTTCGGCGGGAGTCCAGCCGGCTCAGTGGCCACCGCGAGCGGGCTCGCAGCCGGTGCCGTCGGGGTAGCCGGCAAATGCGTCCGCCTTGGTGGCGTCCCCGCTCATCGTGCCCTCCACGCACCAGGGAGAGGCGCCGAGAGTGATGAGGAACCCGACCCCGGTCGGACCGTTCTGGTATGCCTGCACCTTGTCGGTGGAGTACCCGAGACCGGTGAGTGCGGTGCGGACGTCGTCCGGGGCGAAGTCGCCGCGCCGGCGCAGCGGTTCGAGCGCACTCTTGACGTGCCCCGCCGCGGCAAGCCCGTCGCAACGGCTCTGTCCGCGAAGCGGGATGGGGACTCTGAAGCCGTGGTTCTCGGCGTAGTGGTCCTGGGGCGGCACGGTCGAGCTGGAGGTTGCGGCAGGCGTCGGCTTCGGGGTCTCGCCGGGGCAGGGGAAGTCGGCCGACGTGCTCGGTATCGCCGTACCGGTCGGCGTCGCAGGAGAACCCCCGGAGGTGCCGGCGGCGTCCGCCGACCGCTGCGTTCCGCAGCCGGCCGTCAGCAGGACCACCACGGCCAACGGCAGCAGTCCGAGCCGGGCTCTCGTCTTTCCCAGTGTCGTCACCTCTCGGATCCTTCCTCTCACCACGGCGGGGGGCATGAGTACTCCTACTCATCTTGAACCGCCCGTGACAACCGGCACCTTCGCCACATGGGCCCGTGAAGGGGTGGGCTCCGTGCCGGAATCCGCGTCGGCGGGCGAGAGACCGACCCCGCCCCCCTCCACGGCGGGCTGATCGGCCAGGCGGGACTCGGGGCGGCGCGACGCCGCGGCAGGGGCCAAAGCCGCCGGAGTCGGCGCCGATGGTCGAGAAGCAGGGGTAAGAACCTGTCCCGTCCGCTAACTTCCTGCATGTGGACCAGCTGATCGTCGAAGATCCGGCCCGAATAGGACCGTACCGCCTCATCGCCCGGCTCGGTGAGGGCGGAATGGGACGCGTCTATCTCGCCCGCTCCGACGCCGGACGGACCGTCGCGGTCAAGGTCGTCCAGGCCGAGTACGCCCAACACCCCGAATTCCGCGCGCGGTTCGCACGCGAGGTCGATGCGGCCCGGCGCGTGGGCGGGGACTGGACGGCCGCCGTGCTCGACGCGGACACGGAGGCCGATGTGCCGTGGGTGGCGACCCAGTACGTCCCGGGGCCCGATCTGACCACCGTGGTCGCCAAGGACTTCGGGCCGCTCCCCGAGTACTCCGTCCAGGTCCTCGCCAACCGCCTCGCCCTGGCCCTGCGGGCCGTGCACGAGGCGGGCCTCATTCACCGGGACCTCAAGCCGTCCAACGTGCTCGTCACCGTCGACGGCCCCCGCGTCATCGACTTCGGCATCGCACGCGCGCTGGACAGCCTCGCCGGGGACAGCCTGCGCACCCGTACCGGCATGCTGATCGGCTCGCCCGGGTTCATGTCGCCGGAGCAGGTGCGGGGCCTTCCACTCACCCCGGCCAGCGATGTGTTCTGCCTGGGCGCGCTGCTCGTGTACGCCACCACGGGGCGACTCCTCTTCGGCGCCACCGACACCGGTCTCAACGCCCACCTCTTCAGGATCGCGGAGGAGGAGGCGGACCTGACCGGCGTACCCGAGTCACTCGCCGGACTCGTGGGCGAATGCCTGCACAAGGACCCGGCCCGGCGCCCGACCCCGCAGCAGGTGATCGCACGCACGACGACGGACCGGGCGGACGAGTGGCTCCCCGGCGTGGTGCTGGCCCAACTCGGCCGGCACGCGGCCCAATTGCTGGACTACGCCCCGGAGACGCCGACGGCTGCGGCCGCAGCGCCGGTCCCGGCTCCCCGGGCCGCGCAGCCGCCGCCCCCGCCGCCCGCGTACGCGCCGACGACCCCGGTGAACGCCGGCCCCGCTCCGTCGAATCCGTACGCCGACGCCTGGCGGCCCGCCGCGCCTCCGGCCGGGGATCAGGGGCCGCATCCGCTGCGCTGGTGGGGGCTGGTGGCGATCACGCTGGCGCAACTGCTCGTGCTGGTCAGCGGGTCCATCCTCGACCCGCCTTCCCTGCAGGCAGACCTGCACATGTCGACTGCCGACATGAGAACGGCATTCCTCGCCTACCCCGTCGCCTTCGGCGGGCTGCTCCTGCTCGGCGGACACATCGCGGACCTGATCGGGCGCAAACGGGCGTTGATCACCGGGCTGACCGGTCTCGCGGCCGCCTGTGCGCTCGGAGGTGCGGCCACCGGCTCCGCCATGGTCATCTGCGCCAGTGCGCTGCAAGGTGCCTTCGGCGCGCTGCTGTGGCCCTCCGCTCTGTCCCTGCTGTCCACCTCCTTCACCGACCCCAAGGAGCGAGGCAGGGCCTTCGGGGTGTTCGGTGTCCTCGCCGGCGGCGGATCGGTGATCGGGATGCTCGGGAGCGGCCGGCTGCTCACGGTGCTGGACTGGCGCCCGTGCCTGTACGTCAACGCCGCTGTGGCCGTGGTCGCCGTGATCGGCGCGGCTGTGCTGGTGCACGAGCGCGCGGACCGGTCCGCGACGCGAATGGATCCGCTCGGCGCGGTGCTCGGAACCGGCGGATTCCTCGCCCTGAGCTACGGCCTCGCCAAGGCGCAGCCGTGGGGCTGGACCAATCCCGCGATCGTGGCCCTCCTGGGCGGCGGCGTCCTCCTGCTCACGGTCTTCGTCTGGTGGCAGACCAGGGCGTCGAGCCCCCTCCTGCCGCCGTACGTGTTCAAGGACCGCAACCGCCTCGGTGCCTTCCTCACGATGATCGTGGCCGGCACGGGTCTGCTCGGGCTGTTCCTGACCCAGACCTTCTACCTCCAGGAAGTGCTCGACTACGACACGTTCGAGGCCGGCGTGGCCCTGCTGCCCACCGTCATCGCGATGATCATCGGATCCACGCAGATCTCCGCCCGGCTGTCGCACCGCGTCGCTCCCCGCCTGCTGATGGCACCGGGCCTGGTGGTCGTGGCCCTGGGCGCTGCGCTTCTGACGCGGCTCCGGCTCGACAGCGGCTACGCCGCGCTGGTGCTGCCCAGCATGGTCCTCACCGGCCTCGGCATAGGCGTGACCTTGATGCCGCTCTTCGCCATCGCCACGTCAGGTGTCGCCGGACGGGACTCCGGTGCGGCGGCGGCATCCGTGAACAGCGCGCAACAGCTGGGCGGTTCGCTGGGAGTGGTGGCGTTCGGGGGCATTCTCGGCTCGGCCATCGTCTCGCGACTGCACAACGCGTCCGGGGATCCGGCGGGAATCGAAGACCTGGCCAGAAGCGGGCACGCCGTCGGAGTCAAGGGGCTGCCGCCCGCTCTGTGGAAGCCGCTTGCCGACGCGACCGTTGCCGGGTACGCCGCCACCATCTGGTCGGTGGTCGGCGCCCTCGTGCTGGCCGGCGTGATCGCCTGGCTGATGATCAAGGACAAGGCGCCGGGCGCCTAGTACGAAACGTGGAACCCGGCCCGCCTATCACTCGTCTATCCGTCGTCCTGTCCCTTGTCGGCTTGTTGGTCGTCGGCTTCGTTGGCGCGGTCGATCTCGCTCATGTGCTCCTCCGCCCAGGTCCGCAGCCCCGCAAGCGCGGCTTCCAGGGACAGCCCAAGTCCGGTGAGTCGGTAGAAGACCCGGGGCGGCACGGTCGGTTCGACCCGGCGTGACACCAGCCCGTCGCGGGTCAGGCTGCGCAGCGTCACGGACAGCATCTTCTGCGAGACGCCGGGCATGCGGCGTCTCAGCTCCGCGAAGCGCACCTCGTCCGGTGCTGCGTCGGCGAGCGTCTTGACGGCCATGGACGTCCACTTCGTGCCGATGCGGTCCAGCAACTGCCGCGTAGGGCACTGCGGATCGAACAGATCGCCGCGTGCCCCACGACCGGCGGCGCGGGCTCCCCGGGTGGTCACCCGTGGCTCACCACCTTCCCTGAAAGTGCCGTCTAGTGAGCGGCTGGAGAGTTACCTATCGTTTTCTAGTCACCGATGGTAACCACCCGAAGGAGCCGCCATGCCCGCCACCACCGCACACCAGCTGCACCGCATCGCGACGAACGGTGTCGAACTCAACGTCGCCATCGCCGGTGAAGGACCCGCGGTCCTCCTTCTGCACGGCATCCCCCACACCTGGTACCTCTGGAGCGGCATCATGGAGCAACTGGCGGGGCGGCACCGGGTCATCGCCCCGGACCTGCGAGGCCTCGGTGCCAGTGACCGTGCCGTCGAGGGATACGACGCCGGCACCCTCGCCGCCGACGCCGAAGGGCTGCTCGACGCACTCGGCGAGCCCTCGGCAGCGGTGGTCGGCATCGACGCGGGCACCGCCCCCGCCGTCCTGCTCGCGCTGCGCCGGCCCGGCCTGGTCCGGCGCCTGGTCGTGATGGAAGCACTGCTCGGGCGCCTGCCCGGAGCCGATCACCTCGTCGTCGGCGGCGCCCCATGGTGGTTCGGCTTCCACGCAGTCCCCGGCCTCGCCGAGACCGTCCTGGCCGGCAACGAAGCCCCGTACGTCGACTGGTTCCTCGACTCGGGAACGCTCGGGCGAGGAGTGCCCGACGACATCCGCGCGGCCTTCGTCCACGCGTACACCGGGAGCGAGGCCCTGCGCTGCGCGTTCTCCTACTACCGGGCCCTGCCCACCAGCGCGCGGCAGATCCAGGACGCCACCGGGACAGCTCGCCTGACCATGCCCACCCTGGCCATCGGCTCCCACCCGGTCGGCACCGGGCTCGAACACCAACTACGCCCCATCGCCGACGACCTGGTAGGGCACCACCTCCAGGACTGCGGGCACATCATCCCCCTCGACCGCCCCGACGCGCTGCTCGCGCTCCTTGACCCCTTCCTCTCCGCCGATCCGGCGCAGTGATCGGCGGAGAGGACCGAGCGGGTCCGCAGGATCCCGTTGAGCCTGGTCGGCCTTAGGTGAGACGGGCCACGCGATCGCTCGCGGTGGCGGGCACCGTCACTGTTCCGCGGGGCGACGGCCAGTGGCCGGGGTCGTGCTGATGACACGCGAGTACGTCCCCCACGCCGTCGCCGCCGTGCGTCCGCTCCGGGAGGAGCCCCACGTCGATGCGGCCCGGGTGTTCGTCGCCGGGCACAGCATGGGGGGCAAGATGGCGCCCCGGGTCACCGAGACCGAGCCGTCCGTCGCGGGCGTCGTGATCCTTGCGGGCGACGCAGAGCCCATGCACCGCGAGGCCGTCCGGGTCGTGGGCCACCTCGCGGCCCTCGACCCCGGCCCACGCTCCGAGATGGCCCTTGCGGAGATCACACGCCAGGCCACGACCGTCGAACCGCGCTGTCACCCCGCACACCTCGGGGGACCTGCCCTTCGGTCTGCCTGCGGCCGACTTCATCGCGTACCCGATGGGCGGGCGTAGCGCGCAGGGTGGGCACACCGGTCGACCTGGGCGAGGAAGGAGTCGGTGGCGGGCCCGTCCGGCGTTGTCGATACTCCGAGCCGTCCCCGCCCCGAGCGGCAACCACTCTCCGAGCGAGGGGCTGTCGTCATTCGATCCAGCGGGCAGCGGCCTCGTACGTAGTGTCTGGCGTGCTGTTGAAGGCGATGGCCGCGCCGGGTGCGTGTCGCCGGATCAGGTTGATGAGGAGCTCGAGGAGTTCTACCCGGTCGTCCGAGTGGCGCAGTCCACCGCCGACGGTGACGCACTCCCACGGGTGGGACCGCAGCGCATTCCCGACGGCCGCTTCCACGTCGTCACCTGCATCAAGTCCATCAAGGCCGATGAGACAGGTCTCCACGCCCACGCCATGTTCGGCGAACTGGGTCAGACCCGCCTCGATCG
Encoded here:
- a CDS encoding alpha/beta fold hydrolase, whose product is MPATTAHQLHRIATNGVELNVAIAGEGPAVLLLHGIPHTWYLWSGIMEQLAGRHRVIAPDLRGLGASDRAVEGYDAGTLAADAEGLLDALGEPSAAVVGIDAGTAPAVLLALRRPGLVRRLVVMEALLGRLPGADHLVVGGAPWWFGFHAVPGLAETVLAGNEAPYVDWFLDSGTLGRGVPDDIRAAFVHAYTGSEALRCAFSYYRALPTSARQIQDATGTARLTMPTLAIGSHPVGTGLEHQLRPIADDLVGHHLQDCGHIIPLDRPDALLALLDPFLSADPAQ
- a CDS encoding MDR family MFS transporter; its protein translation is MDQLIVEDPARIGPYRLIARLGEGGMGRVYLARSDAGRTVAVKVVQAEYAQHPEFRARFAREVDAARRVGGDWTAAVLDADTEADVPWVATQYVPGPDLTTVVAKDFGPLPEYSVQVLANRLALALRAVHEAGLIHRDLKPSNVLVTVDGPRVIDFGIARALDSLAGDSLRTRTGMLIGSPGFMSPEQVRGLPLTPASDVFCLGALLVYATTGRLLFGATDTGLNAHLFRIAEEEADLTGVPESLAGLVGECLHKDPARRPTPQQVIARTTTDRADEWLPGVVLAQLGRHAAQLLDYAPETPTAAAAAPVPAPRAAQPPPPPPAYAPTTPVNAGPAPSNPYADAWRPAAPPAGDQGPHPLRWWGLVAITLAQLLVLVSGSILDPPSLQADLHMSTADMRTAFLAYPVAFGGLLLLGGHIADLIGRKRALITGLTGLAAACALGGAATGSAMVICASALQGAFGALLWPSALSLLSTSFTDPKERGRAFGVFGVLAGGGSVIGMLGSGRLLTVLDWRPCLYVNAAVAVVAVIGAAVLVHERADRSATRMDPLGAVLGTGGFLALSYGLAKAQPWGWTNPAIVALLGGGVLLLTVFVWWQTRASSPLLPPYVFKDRNRLGAFLTMIVAGTGLLGLFLTQTFYLQEVLDYDTFEAGVALLPTVIAMIIGSTQISARLSHRVAPRLLMAPGLVVVALGAALLTRLRLDSGYAALVLPSMVLTGLGIGVTLMPLFAIATSGVAGRDSGAAAASVNSAQQLGGSLGVVAFGGILGSAIVSRLHNASGDPAGIEDLARSGHAVGVKGLPPALWKPLADATVAGYAATIWSVVGALVLAGVIAWLMIKDKAPGA
- a CDS encoding winged helix-turn-helix transcriptional regulator, which codes for MTTRGARAAGRGARGDLFDPQCPTRQLLDRIGTKWTSMAVKTLADAAPDEVRFAELRRRMPGVSQKMLSVTLRSLTRDGLVSRRVEPTVPPRVFYRLTGLGLSLEAALAGLRTWAEEHMSEIDRANEADDQQADKGQDDG